The Dioscorea cayenensis subsp. rotundata cultivar TDr96_F1 chromosome 7, TDr96_F1_v2_PseudoChromosome.rev07_lg8_w22 25.fasta, whole genome shotgun sequence genome includes a region encoding these proteins:
- the LOC120265806 gene encoding stomatal closure-related actin-binding protein 1-like, which yields MTRVTIDFSDTLPVDSVPSVSPDVNFTSNTFPKYKIGPDNVIIEPKEVSARPSLKEIVAKETAQLLEQHQRLSVRDLAKKFERGLSTVAKLSEEAKWREAASLDRHVLLKKLRDVLELLRGRVAGRNRDDAEEAISMVEALAVQLTQREGELLHEKAEVKKLAAFLKQASEDAKKVIEEERAYARTEIESARSAVQRVEEALREKEQISASEEEQDLEELMAEIQEARRIKMLHQPSKVMDMESELQALRGQIAEKSLQIIKLQKELAVNRRLVENKSLLYELEGLECLGSCLCVLSRINSASDLSNCSIQWYRIQPEVNKKELISGATKFVYAPEPFDVGRFLQVELFSNDDRVTLTTSGPIEPAAGLGNYVEILVRKPETEFNVIILQINGHDQPSNSIHTFNVGKMRIKLNKGKTSKAKESYSSSMQLCGVRGGGNAAAQALYWQAKKGLSFVLAFESDRERNAAIMLARRYAFDCNIMLSGPGDKAPMVS from the exons ATGACGAGAGTAACCATTGATTTTAGTGATACTTTGCCTGTGGATTCTGTGCCTTCGGTGTCACCGGATGTGAATTTTACATCAAATACATTTCCAAAGTATAAGATAGGCCCTGATAATGTAATTATAGAGCCAAAGGAGGTATCTGCGAGACCGTCCCTTAAAGAGATTGTTGCAAAGGAGACTGCACAGTTGTTGGAGCAGCATCAACGTTTATCTGTCCGTGACCTCGCTAAGAAGTTTGAGAGAGGCCTCTCAACTGTTGCCAAGTTATCTGAAGAG GCAAAATGGAGAGAAGCAGCTTCATTAGATAGACATGTCCTCCTGAAGAAACTTAGGGATGTGCTAGAATTACTTAGAGGCCGTGTGGCAGGTCGAAACAGGGATGATGCTGAGGAAGCTATTTCAATG GTGGAGGCTTTAGCAGTCCAGCTCACTCAGAGAGAAGGAGAGTTGCTTCATGAGAAAGCAGAAGTGAAAAAGCTAGCGGCCTTTCTAAAGCAG GCTTCTGAAGATGCCAAAAAagttattgaagaagaaagggCATATGCTCGTACTGAAATTGAGAGTGCCAGATCAGCAGTTCAGAGAGTTGAAGAAGCTCTTCGTGAAAAGGAACAGATTTCAGCAAGTGAGGAGGAGCAG gATTTGGAAGAATTAATGGCTGAGATTCAAGAGGCTAGAAGAATTAAAATGCTACATCAACCAAGCAAG GTAATGGACATGGAAAGTGAACTTCAAGCATTACGCGGCCAGATTGCAGAAAAGTCTTTGCAGATTATAAAGCTACAGAAAGAG CTTGCAGTGAACAGAAGGCTTGTGGAAAACAAATCCCTTTTGTATGAGTTAGAGGGCCTTGAATGTTTAGGCTCTTGTTTATGTGTCTTGTCACGAATAAATTCTGCATCAGACCTATCCAATTGCTCTATTCAGTGGTATCGTATTCAGCCTGAAGTGAACAAGAAGGAATTAATTTCAG GGGCGACGAAATTTGTTTATGCTCCGGAACCATTTGATGTTGGGCGATTCTTGCAAGTGGAACTTTTTTCAAACGATGACAGGGTAACATTGACAACCAGTGGCCCAATAGAACCAG CTGCAGGATTGGGAAACTATGTAGAGATACTTGTTAGAAAGCCTGAAACAGAGTTCAAT GTAATTATTCTCCAGATTAATGGGCATGATCAACCATCAAATTCCATACATACATTTAATGTGGGAAAGATGAGGATAAAACTTAACAAGGGAAAGACATCAAAAGCCAAAGAATCTTATTCCTCTTCAATGCAG CTGTGTGGAGTTAGAGGCGGAGGAAATGCAGCTGCTCAAGCACTGTATTGGCAAGCGAAGAAAGGTCTTTCCTTCGTATTAGCATTTGAATCGGATAGAGAAAGGAATGCCGCGATCATGCTCGCCAGACGATACGCTTTTGACTGCAAT ATAATGCTTTCTGGACCGGGCGATAAGGCTCCGATGGTAAGCTAA
- the LOC120265421 gene encoding pentatricopeptide repeat-containing protein At1g18485-like produces MHLGNANAHVLLDLIARARCLRELKQAHAQALARGLLQHDLRSTSALILAYSAHLSPSSSRLLFHLSPLKPRSAFLYNTLLRSFSNAHLHSDALSVYNLMLRDGVRPDDRTFPFTLTVCAAAANVCKGTELHGSIVKLGFFADVFVGNTLFSLYGVCGQLFEARQVFDEMPMRDIVSWNSAISVFSANGLFVDSLSSFSELVRSGLLVNSVSLVSVLPACSALHELVVGEIVHGLVIKVGLDCLVAVGNALVDLYGKCGDTDGSMRAFGSMLERNDVSWNSLIGSLAHVGLFGNALRMFRKMLDLEMKPNSITMSSLLPALVELGLFRLGREVHGYILRTGMESDVFVANSLVDMYAKYGSSRKASAIFHGMQNRNVVSWNAMIANLTQNGAELAAIKLVKEIQDSGECPNSITFTNVLPACARLSLLMQGREIHARAMRIGSNFDIFVSNALIDMYAKCGRLELAQNVFKVSDKDEVSYNTLILGYSQSAMCIQALFLFTEMGSAGFKYDAVSLMGALSACGNMSLLKQGKEIHCLSFRRLLHTHLFVANSLLDLYVKSGRLDFARKVFDRIPNRDVASWNSMILGYGMQGEIESAVDVFDMMKDAMVEYDHVSYIAVLSACSHGGLIERGKRYFDQMLDQNIKPTQMHYACIVDLLGRAGQLEEAAEFIKQMPFEADSNVWGALLGACRMHGNLVLGRWAAEHLFQLKPGHSGYYTLLSNMYAEAERWDEANKIRKLMKTRRVRKNPGCSWVQSDNCMHAFLGGERMEELETDFCFEEQV; encoded by the coding sequence ATGCACTTGGGCAATGCCAATGCGCACGTCCTGCTCGACCTCATCGCGCGCGCCCGCTGCCTGCGGGAGCTCAAGCAAGCGCACGCACAGGCCCTTGCGCGCGGCCTCCTCCAGCACGATCTCCGCTCCACCTCCGCCCTCATCCTCGCCTACTCCGCTCACCTCTCCCCTTCCTCTTCTCGTCTTCTCTTCCATCTCAGCCCTCTCAAGCCCCGCTCCGCCTTCCTCTACAACACCCTCCTCCGCTCCTTCTCCAATGCCCATCTCCACTCCGATGCCCTCTCCGTTTACAATCTCATGCTCCGCGACGGTGTCCGCCCGGACGACCGCACCTTCCCCTTCACCCTCACCGTTTGCGCCGCCGCTGCCAACGTTTGCAAAGGCACCGAGCTTCACGGGTCAATCGTAAAGCTCGGTTTTTTCGCTGACGTGTTTGTTGGTAACACTCTCTTCTCCTTGTACGGTGTTTGTGGCCAGCTTTTTGAGGCCCGTCAAgtatttgatgaaatgcctaTGAGAGATATTGTATCTTGGAACTCTGCTATATCGGTGTTCTCGGCTAATGGATTGTTTGTTGATTCGTTGAGTTCGTTTTCGGAGCTTGTGAGGAGTGGGCTGTTGGTTAATTCAGTTAGTTTGGTTAGTGTGTTGCCGGCTTGTTCTGCTTTGCATGAGCTGGTGGTTGGGGAGATTGTTCATGGGCTTGTGATAAAAGTTGGATTGGATTGCTTGGTTGCTGTTGGCAATGCGCTTGTAGATTTGTATGGGAAGTGTGGGGACACGGATGGTTCCATGCGAGCATTTGGGAGTATGCTGGAGAGGAATGATGTTTCTTGGAACTCGCTTATTGGTAGTCTTGCTCATGTTGGTTTGTTTGGGAATGCTTTGAGGATGTTTAGGAAAATGTTGGATTTGGAGATGAAGCCAAACTCGATAACCATGTCTAGCTTGTTGCCTGCATTGGTTGAATTGGGGTTGTTTAGGCTAGGAAGGGAGGTTCATGGATATATCTTGAGAACCGGTATGGAATCAGATGTTTTTGTTGCTAATTCTCTTGTGGATATGTATGCAAAATATGGGTCCTCTAGGAAGGCATCAGCTATCTTTCACGGAATGCAGAATAGGAATGTAGTTTCATGGAATGCGATGATCGCTAATTTAACACAAAATGGAGCAGAGCTAGCAGCCATCAAACTTGTTAAAGAGATCCAAGATAGTGGCGAGTGCCCCAATTCTATTACCTTCACAAATGTTCTTCCAGCTTGTGCTAGGTTATCTTTGCTAATGCAAGGGAGGGAGATCCATGCAAGGGCAATGCGTATTGGctcaaattttgatatatttgtttcaaatGCTTTAATTGATATGTATGCGAAATGTGGAAGGTTGGAGCTTGCCCAAAATGTTTTCAAGGTATCAGACAAAGATGAAGTATCATACAATACATTGATACTTGGTTACTCCCAGAGTGCTATGTGCATTCAGGCACTGTTTCTGTTCACGGAAATGGGATCAGCGGGCTTCAAATATGATGCTGTGTCCTTAATGGGTGCTCTTTCAGCTTGTGGAAATATGTCTCTGTTAAAACAAGGAAAGGAAATCCATTGCTTGTCTTTCAGGAGACTGTTACATACCCATCTCTTTGTGGCAAATTCACTATTGGATTTGTATGTAAAAAGTGGAAGGCTTGACTTTGCTAGGAAGGTTTTTGATAGGATTCCAAACAGGGATGTGGCTTCATGGAACTCTATGATTTTAGGATATGGAATGCAAGGGGAAATAGAGTCTGCAGTAGATGTGTTTGACATGATGAAGGATGCCATGGTGGAATATGATCATGTTTCTTACATTGCAGTGTTGTCAGCTTGTAGCCACGGTGGACTTATTGAGAGGGGTAAGAGATACTTTGATCAAATGCTGGATCAAAATATAAAGCCAACACAGATGCACTATGCGTGCATAGTTGATCTTCTTGGGCGAGCTGGCCAGTTGGAGGAGGCAGCAGAATTTATCAAACAAATGCCCTTTGAGGCTGACTCCAATGTTTGGGGGGCATTGCTCGGGGCATGCAGAATGCATGGGAATTTAGTCTTGGGTAGATGGGCTGCAGAGCATTTGTTTCAGTTGAAACCAGGACACAGTGGTTACTACACTCTGCTGTCCAATATGTATGCAGAAGCTGAGAGATGGGATGAGGCAAATAAAATaaggaaattaatgaaaacaaggaGGGTAAGGAAGAACCCCGGGTGCAGCTGGGTACAGAGTGACAACTGTATGCATGCATTTCTGGGAGGAGAAAGGATGGAGGAACTTGAGacagatttttgttttgaagaacAAGTTTGA
- the LOC120264357 gene encoding G2/mitotic-specific cyclin S13-7-like, producing the protein METRHQDVVPQIQKGAAAIPAGKQKNAAVVDGKNRRALEDIGNLVNVRVLEGKPPNQISRPITRSFGAQLLANAQAAATAANKKPVHVVVGDGAVVKGGVKAVKQKQAVKPSKPETVITISPDTEEEAKHATLKNSYGTSSKKKVHTLTSVLTARSKAACGVIDKPKDQVQDIDALDADDQLAVADYVEDIYKFYKHSESSYRPHDYMDTQLEINAKMRSILADWLIEVHYKFELMPETLYLTFYIIDRYLSMKVALRRELQLVGVSAMLIASKYEEIWAPEVNDFICISDKAYTREQILAMEKEILNELEWNLTVPTPYVFLARFLKASQRDEEMENMVFFFAELAMVHYSMVKYCPSMLAASAVYAARCTLNKSPLWNETLKCHTGFSEQELLECTKMLVNFHSLSAESKLKVVHKKYSSSQRCAVALQLPVVKMFEGLKVSE; encoded by the exons ATGGAGACTAGACACCAGGATGTTGTTCCTCAGATTCAGAAag GTGCTGCTGCCATACCTGCTGGAAAGCAGAAGAATGCTGCTGTCGTCGATGGGAAGAACCGGCGAGCTCTTGAGGATATTGGCAATCTGGTTAATGTCAGAGTTCTTGAagg GAAACCACCGAATCAGATCTCTCGCCCTATCACTAG AAGTTTTGGTGCTCAGCTCCTTGCAAATGCACAAGCAGCTGCCACTGCAGCTAATAAG aaGCCAGTGCATGTTGTTGTTGGTGACGGAGCTGTGGTAAAGGGTGGTGTGAAAGCAGTGAAACAGAAGCAAGCTGTGAAGCCAAGCAAACCAGAGACTGTCATTACTATCAGCCCTGACactgaagaagaagcaaagcatGCTACTCTGAAGAATTCTTATGGTACCTCATCAAAGAAGAAAGTTCATACCCTTACCTCAGTGCTCACTGCCAGAAGCAag gCTGCTTGTGGAGTTATTGACAAACCAAAGGATCAAGTTCAAGACATTGATGCATTGGATGCTGATGATCAGTTAGCTGTTGCTGATTATGTTGAAGATATCTACAAATTTTACAAACATTCTGag AGCTCCTACAGACCGCATGATTACATGGATACACAGCTTGAGATAAATGCAAAGATGAGATCTATTCTTGCAGACTGGCTCATTGAAGTGCACTACAAGTTTGAGCTGATGCCTGAGACTTTGTACCTCACATTCTACATCATCGATCGATACCTCTCAATGAAGGTGGCCCTGAGGAGGGAGTTACAGCTTGTTGGTGTCAGCGCCATGTTAATTGCCTCCAAATATGAAGAAATATGGGCTCCTGAAGTCAATGACTTCATCTGCATTTCAGACAAGGCATATACCAGAGAACAAATACTAGCCATGGAGAAAGAAATCCTCAATGAActtgaatggaatttaactgTTCCTACTCCTTATGTTTTTCTAGCACGTTTTCTGAAGGCTTCTCAACGTGACGAAGAG ATGGAGAACATGGTGTTTTTCTTTGCTGAATTGGCTATGGTGCATTACTCAATGGTTAAGTATTGTCCTTCCATGCTTGCTGCTTCGGCTGTCTATGCCGCCCGGTGCACACTTAACAAGAGCCCACTTTGGAATGAGACACTTAAATGCCATACTGGATTCTCAGAACAAGAATTAct AGAATGCACAAAGATGTTGGTGAATTTTCACTCACTGTCAGCAGAGAGTAAGCTGAAGGTTGTACACAAAAAGTATTCAAGCTCTCAACGTTGTGCAGTTGCACTGCAACTCCCAGTGGTAAAAATGTTTGAGGGGTTGAAAGTTTCAGAGTGA
- the LOC120265162 gene encoding protein NRT1/ PTR FAMILY 3.1-like, protein MAEEGDARQDVKPKQGGFTTIPFILATEVCDRIASSGLYVNLISYLSRDMNMPLAQAANTVTIAKGTASFTPVIGGLISDSFAGGFWTITFGSIFYLLGLIFLTISAILPALHPPHCSANQKCQKASPWQLFFLYISLLLTCIGSGGIRPCVSSFGAHQFNLAGPKMEHQKRTFFNLYFICMRFATGVALIVVVYVQDNVGWGWGLNIPTICMFVSIVIFVAGHSFYIKTEPNGSPLTRLAQVVIASIRKRNLVVNPNESNFLYQNKDLDAGISTSGMLLHTNKLMCLDKAAVVVEGDKKINGQPKLWRLSTIHRVEELKTIIHIIPIWAVGILFIATASNIGSFAIHQARTMQRRLSSHYQIPPATMSIFLDISTIVTLAFYSKLLVPVARRFTKRPSGITSLQRMIIGVVISMVCYIVAALVEIKRKSVAADHGLLDKPKAVIPISVFWLAPQYIIYGMAEAFISVGQMEFLYDQAPESMRSIAVALYWLAIAIGDYVSSGIVALVSHLTNKEGDWIQDNINRGKIDYYWWLMTGIEFVNLVFLIICAKFYSHKQLEKVVPENGSSEEKI, encoded by the exons ATGGCAGAAGAAGGAGATGCAAGGCAAGACGTGAAACCAAAGCAAGGAGGCTTCACAACCATTCCATTCATTCttg CAACTGAAGTGTGTGATAGAATAGCATCCAGTGGACTTTATGTGAATCTGATATCATACTTGAGCCGTGACATGAACATGCCATTGGCTCAAGCAGCCAACACCGTCACCATTGCCAAAGGCACTGCAAGCTTCACCCCTGTCATTGGTGGCCTCATCTCTGATTCATTTGCAGGAGGTTTCTGGACAATCACATTTGGTTCCATCTTCTATTTGCTG GGTCTTATATTCCTCACAATTTCTGCAATCCTTCCTGCACTCCATCCTCCACATTGTTCTGCCAATCAGAAATGCCAAAAGGCTTCACCATGGCAattgttctttctttatatatcgCTCTTGCTGACCTGCATTGGCTCAGGAGGTATTCGGCCTTGTGTATCGTCTTTCGGTGCCCATCAATTCAACCTTGCAGGTCCAAAGATGGAGCATCAAAAGAGGACATTCTTCAATCTGTATTTCATCTGCATGAGGTTTGCTACAGGAGTTGCACTCATTGTTGTTGTCTATGTTCAAGATAATGTTGGTTGGGGATGGGGATTGAACATTCCTACAATTTGTATGTTTGTATCCATTGTTATATTTGTTGCTGGTCATTCTTTCTACATCAAGACAGAGCCAAATGGAAGTCCACTGACAAGATTAGCACAGGTTGTGATTGCATCCATTAGAAAGAGGAATCTTGTTGTCAACCCAAATGAATCTAATTTTCTCTATCAGAACAAGGATCTGGATGCTGGAATTTCCACCTCTGGAATGCTTCTTCACACAAATAAACTCAT GTGTCTGGACAAAGCTGCAGTGGTGGTAGAGGGTGACAAGAAAATCAATGGCCAGCCAAAGCTTTGGAGACTCTCCACAATACACAGAGTCGAAGAATTAAAGACGATAATCCACATAATACCTATATGGGCTGTAGGTATTTTATTCATTGCAACAGCATCAAATATCGGCTCTTTCGCTATACATCAAGCAAGAACAATGCAACGAAGACTCTCTTCGCATTACCAAATCCCCCCTGCAACAATGTCGATTTTCCTAGACATCTCAACAATTGTCACACTAGCATTCTATAGTAAACTACTCGTTCCAGTTGCTCGCCGCTTCACTAAAAGGCCGTCGGGTATCACTTCGCTGCAACGAATGATCATTGGTGTGGTTATTTCTATGGTTTGCTATATAGTTGCTGCATTAGTTGAGATCAAAAGGAAATCAGTTGCCGCCGATCATGGCCTGTTAGACAAACCGAAAGCCGTAATACCTATAAGTGTGTTCTGGTTGGCACCTCAGTATATTATATATGGTATGGCAGAGGCTTTTATTTCTGTAGGTCAGATGGAGTTCTTGTATGATCAAGCACCAGAAAGCATGAGAAGCATTGCTGTTGCACTTTACTGGTTAGCAATTGCTATTGGTGATTATGTGAGTTCAGGAATTGTAGCTCTAGTTAGTCATTTAACAAACAAGGAAGGAGATTGGATCCAGGACAACATTAACAGAGGGAAAATAGATTACTATTGGTGGCTAATGACTGGGATTGAATTTGTAAATCTTGTTTTTCTCATCATTTGTGCTAAGTTTTATAGTCACAAGCAATTGGAGAAGGTGGTGCCAGAGAATGGTTCAAGTGAAGAGAAGATTTAG